Proteins encoded within one genomic window of Hevea brasiliensis isolate MT/VB/25A 57/8 chromosome 8, ASM3005281v1, whole genome shotgun sequence:
- the LOC110644263 gene encoding citrate synthase, mitochondrial, with product MVFFRSVSLLSRLRSRAVQQSNLSNSVRWLQMQSSSDLDLHSQLKELIPEQQERLKKIKTEHGKVQLGNITVDMVLGGMRGMTGLLWETSLLDPDEGIRFRGLSIPECQKLLPGAKPGGEPLPEGLLWLLLTGKVPSKEQVDALSKELRDRATVPDYVYKAIDALPVTAHPMTQFASGVMALQVQSEFQKAYDKGIPKAKYWEPTYEDSLNLIARVPIVASYVYRRIYKDGKIITLDDSLDYGGNFSHMLGFDSPQMQELMRLYVTIHSDHEGGNVSAHTGHLVASALSDPYLSFAAALNGLAGPLHGLANQEVLLWIKSVVDECGENMTTEQLKDYVWKTLNSGKVVPGFGHGVLRKTDPRYTCQREFALKHLPNDPLFQLVSKLYEVVPPILTELGKVKNPWPNVDAHSGVLLNYYGLTEARYFTVLFGVSRSIGICSQLIWDRALGLPLERPKSVTMEWLENHCKKAASS from the exons ATGGTGTTCTTTAGGAGCGTTTCTCTTCTTTCGCGACTTCGTTCTCGTGCT GTTCAACAGTCTAATCTCAGTAATTCTGTGAGATGGCTTCAGATGCAGAGCTCTTCCGATCTT GACCTTCATTCTCAACTAAAGGAATTGATCCCAGAGCAACAG GAGCGCCTCAAGAAAATCAAGACGGAACATGGAAAAGTTCAATTGGGAAATATTACAGTTGACATG GTACTTGGTGGGATGAGAGGAATGACAGGATTGTTGTGGGAAACCTCCTTACTTGATCCAGATGAG GGAATTCGCTTTAGGGGGCTGTCAATTCCTGAATGCCAAAAATTGTTACCAGGTGCAAAGCCTGGTGGAGAACCTTTACCTGAGGGTCTTCTTTGGCTTCTTTTAACTGGAAAG GTACCAAGCAAAGAACAAGTTGATGCATTGTCAAAGGAATTACGTGATCGTGCCACTGTTCCAG ATTATGTGTACAAGGCAATTGATGCTTTACCTGTCACAGCTCATCCAATGACTCAATTTGCATCTGGTGTTATGGCTCTTCAG GTTCAAAGTGAATTTCAAAAAGCATATGACAAAGGGATTCCCAAAGCAAA GTACTGGGAGCCAACATATGAGGACTCTCTCAATCTGATTGCCCGTGTGCCAATAGTAGCTTCATATGTTTATCGGAG GATATACAAAGATGGGAAAATTATTACCCTGGATGACTCTCTGGATTATGGTGGAAACTTTTCACATATGTTGGGATTTGATAGCCCCCAGATGCAAGAGCTTATGAGGCTTTATGTTACAATCCATAG TGATCATGAAGGTGGCAATGTCAGTGCTCATACTGGTCACCTG GTTGCTAGTGCACTTTCGGATCCTTATCTTTCATTTGCAGCTGCATTGAATGGTTTGGCTGGACCACTCCATGGCTTGGCCAATCAG GAAGTTCTGCTTTGGATTAAATCTGTGGTGGACGAGTGTGGTGAGAATATGACCACAGAACAACTGAAAGACTACGTCTGGAAAACATTAAATAGTGGAAAG GTTGTTCCTGGATTTGGTCATGGAGTTTTACGTAAAACTGATCCAAGATACACATGCCAGAGGGAGTTTGCATTGAAACATTTACCTAATGATCCGCTGTTCCAGCTG GTTTCTAAGCTTTATGAAGTTGTGCCTCCAATCCTTACTGAGCTAGGCAAG GTTAAAAACCCCTGGCCCAATGTTGATGCTCACAGTGGGGTATTGCTGAACTACTATGGTTTAACTGAAGCTAG GTACTTCACTGTTCTTTTTGGTGTATCAAGGAGTATTGGCATTTGTTCTCAG CTAATATGGGACCGAGCTCTTGGGTTGCCACTTGAGAGGCCAAAAAGTGTTACAATGGAATGGCTTGAGAATCACTGCAAGAAAGCCGCGTCATCCTAA